The sequence CATGAACGTCCACTACCTCGCCGATGCGTTGGAGGCTCATGTGGCCACTCGCAACCTGCCGAAGGTGACGATTTCGGACGAGCGCGCAATGTTGCTCGAAACTGGCGGCGGCATGGTGAAGGCGCAAGGCCAGCTTCCCGACCCGTTTTTCTGCCTGAACTCAGACAACATCTGGCTAGAGGGTCCGCGCAATGCCTTCGCTGACCTATCCGTTCGCTGGAACCCCGATGAAATGGATGCACTGCTATTGGTTGTGCCGCACGCCTCCGCAGCGAATTTTCGCGCGAAGGGTGATTTCCATCTCGACCCGCTAGGCCGGGTATCGCGCCGCCGATCAGGCCGCATCGCGCCGTTCATTTACACTGGTATCCAGCTCGTATCGCATCGTTTGCTACGCGACGCGCCGGATGGAAAGTTCTCAACCAACGTGCTGTGGAACCGTGCCATTGAGGAGGACCGTTTGTTCGGGGTGGCATTTACCGGCAAGTGGTTTGAAGTTGGCAATCCGCAATCGATAGCCCCAACCGAAGCGGCACTTCAGCTTGGCTGACCGGGCCGGACCGAACCTATACTCCATCGCCGCGCATCGCGGTTTTGCTGATGCCCTCGTCGCTGGCCTTGTTCCGCGATATTCAGAAGAAGGTGTTGGACTAGCTCGGCTGACATTGCTGCTACCAAGTCGGCGCGCCGCGCGGACACTATCGGAAGCCTTCATCCGTCATGCCGGCGAAACTGGCACAACCGGCCTACTGATGCCGCGCATGGTGGTGGTTGGTGATCTCGATTTGGACGAGGCACTTGGTGCGCTGCTCGATCCGATGGGCACTGCAGCTGATATTCCGCCCGCAGTCGATCCGACGCATCGCTGGCTCAAACTCGCTGAGCTGATCCCTGTGGCAATGGCCAAGCTGG comes from Altererythrobacter sp. ZODW24 and encodes:
- a CDS encoding nucleotidyltransferase family protein is translated as MSKLASDTAMVMAAGMGKRMRPLTATQPKPMVRVAGKPLIDHTLDRLAEAGVAKAVMNVHYLADALEAHVATRNLPKVTISDERAMLLETGGGMVKAQGQLPDPFFCLNSDNIWLEGPRNAFADLSVRWNPDEMDALLLVVPHASAANFRAKGDFHLDPLGRVSRRRSGRIAPFIYTGIQLVSHRLLRDAPDGKFSTNVLWNRAIEEDRLFGVAFTGKWFEVGNPQSIAPTEAALQLG